The sequence CGACCACTCTGGCGCAGCGCCAGTGCCACACGGCCGAATGCGCGAGCCGCGGCGACGTCGAATGGCAGTGGATCGAAGTCCGATTCCGCTTGCTGCACGTGCGCCTGGCGTGCGGCTCGTTCCTCGTCCGTCTTCGCCACGAGGGGGCCGACGGACAGTTCGGCCAGCGTCACCGTGGTGATGAGCGGCTCCTGTGGGAGGAGACTCGCATCCTGCAGGCGCGTCAGCAGAATCAGCGTGCTCGTGTCGAGCACCCCGCGCTCATGCTGTCGGTGAGCGCGCGGTGTCACAGCGCAGAGTCCAGAGCGGCGTCGATGTCGGCTCGGAGCCGCTCAGCGTCGACGTGCACGAGACGACGCCAGCGATCCAGGAGAGCCGCCGCGCGAAGCGCCCGCCGCGAGAGCGGCCGGAGCTCGGCGACCGCATGCCCGTCGCGGGTGACGGTGAGGCACTCGCCCCGCTCGACTCGGTCCAGCACGCGCCCCCCGTCATTCCGCAACTCTCGGACAGTCACTTCGGCCATGCCTCAGTGTATCACCGGTGAGACGACCCAGGAGAACCCATGATCGCCCCTCGCGAGGCGCGTCGCAAGCCATCGTGAAAAGGCCGTGCGGCACATCGTCGACTCAACTCGCGCGCACCGCCGCTCGCGTTACCCAGGCCGCCGTTCCAAGCAACGCCTACCGCCCAACTTCGCCGTAGTCCCTTCGCGACGGATCAGGACTGGGTCGCACCGATGCCCATGCGGGCGGTTACTCGGTTGCGTAGCCGAGTACGCGCGCGTTCTCTCGGACGCGCGCGTCACGTGTGACGATGGTGATCAGGGCCGGGGGTTCGCCGAGCTGCTCGACCGTCGCGAGATGCACGGCGTCGAGCGTGCGAATCGGCTCGACCGGACACGGACGAGCCGCGCGCGCAAGTACGGCGTCGGTGACGGACACCAGATCGCATCGCCGCGCGAACACCTGAAGCGCTCGAACCGCTGCTCGCTCATCGGCCGCCGTCAGTCGTCCTGTCGCTCGTGCCCGGATGACGGCCCTGGTCGCCTCAGCGAGCGTCAGTGACGACGACACGCGTCTTCCTGGGCCGCGAATCGCTGCCCTCGCGGCCGAGTCGCGTTCCAGCAGTGCCGCCACCAACGCGCTTGACTCGACGTAGCGGAGAGCCACAGCCACGTCTGCGGTTGTGCCCACCGCGCGTCTCCGCCGCCGACGAGGAGCGCCGGCCGGTGTTCTACGCTTCGTCACGGTCGCTGTCGATCAACGCGGCAGCCGTGCCGCGCGGTAGCCGGATGTCAGGCCAGTCCTCGAGGGGGTCGCCGTCGTCGATCGCTGGCTGAATGACGCCAGCGGCCAACAACGTGTCATAGGGACGACGGCCAGCCTTCGAGAGGAGTGCCGGGGGCACGAGCTCGGCGACGACGCGTCCGTGCGCGGTCACGGTGATACGTTCTCCAGCCTCAATTCGGCGGATGTAGCGGCTCAAGTTGTCCTTGAGTTCCCGAACGCCGGTTTCCATCCATCAAGTATAGCCACATGTGGCCACATGTAGCACCCGCCAGCGCCGGGGCCCGCTCACGGCAGCCGCTCTGCGCATCCGAGGCCTCCTACCGTTCGACTCTCGGATCTTGTCTCTCGAGTGCTTGACGGCAGCGTGGCGTGGAGTCGCCCAGCTCCCTGGCTGCAGGGGTGGGACGCAACGAGTCGAGAAGACGTGATCGTGACCAGCGATGGGCTTATTTTTCTGCCCGACGGACCAAATGGCGAGCTCAGTGCGCGAGCGACGGATACTTGGGGCTCGCAGTGGACTGGGCCAACCTCAGGCGTGCCGGTCCAGGGCCTGGACGGCGGTGGCCTGCTCGCGCTGGTGGACAACGGGTTGGCGGAGTTCTCGGCGGATGGCACTGTGGCGGCCGTGTATCCGACCGACGTCGCCAACCCATTGTTCGTGTTGCGAGATCAGGAAATGCTGCACGGCGTCAGTTCCGCTGGCGAGATCGAGGCCGTGTCTGTGTCGAAAGCTCTTGCCGGCGTATGGAGCTTCCTGAAGAACATCTTCTCGTCTTGCCTCGATACGAAGCTGAATGCAGTAGTCCTTCCCACCCAGCACATCGGTATCCTGCCGAAAGCGACGCCGTACACTTACAGGTTCGTCGACGACCCCGCGCATCCGTGGCTCACACGCGTCGCGAGCGGCGGCGTTGATGAATTCCAGAAGCGAGGCGTCCGGGACGGATTCAATGAATGGCACAAGGCGAGCGTAGCGAAGGGCCTGGGCTATCAGTTTATTGAGATCAGCTCCGGTCAGGCGGACTTCGAGATAGTGAAGGTTGACTTTCAGGCGATGCCTGACCCAGAAGATAACCGGCCGGTTGGCACGTCTGGAGAGTTCAAATACTGGGGCTACCCGGTACCTCCGTCGGATCGGCGAATAACGGGCGGCACAATTCTCATTGCCGATGACTCTACATTCGTCTACGACACGAAGGGCTATCGGAAGGTCGCGATGCACGAGCTAGGCCACGCCTTTGGTCTCGCTCATCCGTGGGCGCCGTTCCCCAAGCCTCCAAAGGACTTTAGACAAGTGATCGGAGGAACGCTCATGAACAATATGCTCGCGGATCCCGACGCCGAGAATCCGCTTCGTGACGACGCTGGTGGTCGGCTACCGAACAGACCAACTGAATGCGACATCAGGATGGTGCGCCTTGCTTCTACGACTAGCAGTTACTAGCGTCTTGCTGATGTCTGGGTGCGTCCCGCGCGGGAAGGTGGCTGAGCAGCCGTCATACGCGCCGGACACAAGACCAGTGTCTGGGCGAATCAGGACGGCCGCTCTCGACGGTTCTCGGCCGATAGTTGACCAGCTTCTCGCAAGCGATGAAGAAGTGTTGCTCGTCGGCTGGGGAGGTAGCGTCCCGTCAAGTGGTGGAAATCGGATCACCCAATCCGTGAGCTGACTCCCGTCTATGCGATCGCGGCGAGGATCTCCTGGGCGGTGGTCGACAGCGACGGCGTGACCGTCTGCTGCATCGACTCCGCGCTGAAGTAGCGCCGCTCGGCGACCGCCCATTCGTCGTCCTGTTCGAGCAGGATGGCGCCCACGAGCCGGATTACGGCCGCGGGGTTCGGGAAGATCCCCACGACGTTCGACCGGCGCTTGATCTCCTTGTTCAGCCGCTCCAGCGGGTTCGTGCTGTGCAGCTGGCGCTGATGTTCGAGCGGCAGGTGACGATAGGCCAGGATGTCCTCCGCGGCGTCTTCCAGCAGGCGGGCCGTCTGCGGAAACCGCGGGCGCAGGCCGTCGGCGACCTTGCGGAGCTGGCCCATGGCGGAGGCGTGGTCCGGCTGCGCGAAGATCGTGCGGACGATCGCGGCGATGGCTTCGCGGGCGCCGTGCGGGACCGTCGCCAGCAGATTCCGCATGAAGTGCACGCGGCACCGCTGCCACGTCGTGCCGCTCAGGACCGTGCTGATCGCCTGCTTGAGGCCCTCATGGGCATCGGAGATGACCAAGCGCACGCCCTTCAGCCCGCGTTTGACCAGGCTCCGCAAGAACGCCGTCCAGAAGGCCCGGTCTTCCGACGGCCCGACTTCCACGCCGAGCACCTGCCGATCGCCGTCGCTGGTGATGCCCACCGCGACGACCGTGGCCTGGCTGATGACGCGCCCGTCGACGCGGACCTTGTGGTACGTCGCATCCACCCAGAGATAGCGATGCTCCCCCGTGAGCGCGCGCGTCCGGAAGGCGGCCACCACCGTGTCGAGCTCCGCGCACACCCGCGAGACCTCCGACTTCGAGATCCCATCCACGCCAAGCGCTTTGACCAGGTCGTCCACCTTCCGCGTCGAGACGCCGTGCACGTAGGCTTCCTGCACGACCGCCAGCAGCGCATGCTCGGCGCGCCGGCGGGGCTGCAGCAGCGATGGGAAGTACGTCCCGGTCCGCAGCTTCGGAATCGCCAGCTCGATCGTGCCCATCCGGGTATCCCACGTCCGCAGCCGGTAGCCGTTGCGGTACGTCGCCCGCTCGCCCGTGCGCTCGTGGCGGTCCGCGCCGATGAGCCCGGCCACCTCCGTCTCCATCAGGGCCTGGGACAGTACCCGAATCCCTTCCCGCAGCACGTCCCCGTCCTGTTCCTCGAGGAGCTTGCCAACGAACGCCGGCAGATCCATCCTGGGCTTCGCCATCGCGTCATCACCTCCGTGTCGTCCTTCTCCGGCTAGAGAGAACTCACGGAACGATGCGCGATGGCGACTCGGCTGTCTACGCCGCTCGCCCTACCGAATTTCCACCACGTCCTGGGACTCTAACCTGGGGAGGCGGCGAAGCGGAGCACCCGTCGTGGGTCGGCACCAGTCTGAAACCCGAGGGGCTCTTGAACTTGGCGGTAAGGGTATCGCCGCAGGTCTGGATAATGCGGCTAGATGCCGTAGATTCCCACCTCGTCGCCGATGGACGAGCCGTCGTGACAACGTTTTCGGGCGTCGTGGTCGAGGTCTTGAAGGCAGAGCCAGGCGTTGGTCCCACGGTCGGCAGCCGGCGCTCGCTCCGCGACGACTACGGGACGCTCGTTCTGAACGGCGTGACCGTCCACGTGAGGCACCGCATGCCGTTCGCTGTTGGCCAGGATATGCTGGTGTTTGCGAAGGACGCCGCGGCACCCGATGTCACCAGCGTGAACGCGATCGGGGCGCCCTATGCCGTCACTGCGGGCGGGCTTCGTGGTGTGCCGGACAGATCGATGAACTTCTCTGGTCTCACGCTCGACGATGTCAGAAGAACCGTCGCGCGCGCGAGATAGCCGGTGCGAGCGTGCAAGGTCGGAGGGCAATATTTCAATGGTCGTCGGGCGAGGCTAAGGCTCGGCGTCCTCGGGAACCGACGGGACGCTCGACAGGGCCTTGGAGCGCACGAGCTCGCGCCCAGGTCAGGAACATGGAACCATTTCCCGGAGCGTATTACTCAAATTCCTTCGCCAAGGGGCTGCTCGACGCAGTTCCGGCCGAGGCGGTCGGAGTAAATCCCTTCCGCAATTTTGAGTTTCCGGGCTGGGCGAAGCCCGTGCCGCCTGTCTACTTCGGAGTGACGCCGTGAATCGATGTTCAAGAACCGTGTGGGCTGTCAGCATAGCTCTTGTGGCTGGCCAAGGATGCGCATCGCTGATGATGCAAGAGAAGCAATATGCGTGCACGTGGCTCGAAGTCTCAGGGCCAGTTGGCGTGCAGTCGGCCGGACCTCGGCAGACCGGTCTACGGAACGCCACGTGTGGGAGCGTCTCGGAGTTTTCACTTGAGCGCGAGACGTACGCGCTTGAGTTTTGGAATGGAGTGGAGTCAACCTCGAACTTGTTCGTTCGGGCGGTAGGCCCACTTGGCGTTCGGCTCGTAATCGAGTCGCTTGAGTTTGAGGCACTCTCCGCCACCGCGTATCAGAAGGCGCCCCGCATGCAGCGCGCGCGGGAGTATGACGCGCGTCTCCGAACACCAAGTCAGCGGAATTACCCCTTGACGATCACGATCCACATAGTCGACACGTCTGGCGTCGAGCTCGGAGCAGAATCAGTGACGATCTCAGAGCAACACGGAACCTTCACCTTAATGGACGCGGTCTGACGCAGGAGCGGCGGCTCGCCCAGTCCGCCATGCGTCCAGCGTCGTCGATCGCCGCGCGCACTCGACATAACGCATAGCACCGGGACGGTTTGCGTGCATTGTGTGTTCAACTCCTCATCAACGCCGTAGTGTCGACCTACATCAGTGGCCGACGGCGCGGCGCCTGGCCTGGACTACGAAGGACGCTCGCGCGCCCTGGCGATGGCGTCGAATGCGGCACCAAATCGCTCTGGCCGCGCGCGTCCTCGAGGTGCGCCAGCACGTCTCGCATGCGTGCCGCATCCATTCGGAATCGGTGGACGTGCCACAGCGCGGCCGCGTCGTCGACGTCCTTCGGCCTGCCGGCCAGCACCTTCGCGATGACCAGGTCCTCGATATCGAGCATGGGCACGATCGTCCCACCGATGTCGACTGGGCGCGCCCTGGCGAGGAACATGTCCTCCAACCCGGAACCGGCGAGAACGATGTCGAGCGGCATTCCGGTGGCGTCGTGGACGAACGGTATGACGCGCGTGCGCTCGATGAAGCCGGGCTCTGGCACTCGCAAGGTGAATCCGCGGGTGTGCAAGGCCTCGACGAACTCGGCGGGCGTCTCGGCCGTCAGCCGAATTGTCACATCGACGTCGGCGCTCAGCCGCGGCACCCCATACGCGACGACGGCCTGGGCTCCGAAGACCTACCAGTCCCCCCACCCCTTCAGGGCCGCGGCCAGCGCGGCGAGCCGTTCACGCGCGGCGGGCTCGATCGGCACGTCGAAGCAGTGCGGACACGCGGACGTGCGTCTCGAGGTCGGCCTGGCGTTCGTGGGGGTGCGGCCAGTCCGGGTCGTGGAGCCGCGCCTGGCGTCTCAACTCCTCCGCGATGCGGAAGCCATCGGCGGCACCCATCCGGCCGATGCGCTCGCCCCAGTACGCGTCTTTGGCCTCGCGAACGCGGGCCCAGTCGCGGCGCACGTACTCACGGATCCCGCGGGTGATCACGCTGTCATTCTAGACGATGCGTTCCGCGCACTTCCTTCCGCTGCGCGCCGCGCACCCGGCGCGCACGGACACCGGCGCCCGCTATGGCCTCGGCTTCTCGTGCACGATCATCCAGTTGAGGCCGAACCGGTCGCGCACCTGTCCGAACCGCGACGCGAAGAAGGTCTCCTGCATCGGCATCAGCACACGTCCGCCGTCGGCCAGCGCCGCGAACATCCGCTCCGCATCGGCGTCGCTCTCGACGCCGAGCGACAGGTAGGCGCTGCGCATCGGCTCGGCGCCCGGGATGTCGGCGCCCAGAAGCTCCGTGCCGCCCAGGGCGATCCGGGCGTGCAGCACGGCGTCCTGCCAGTCGGGCGGGAGCGGCGATGGACCGGGCGCCTCGCGGTGCGTGAGGCGCATGGTGACGGTGCCGCCGAGGTGCGTCTCGTAGTAGTTGAATGCCTCGGTGCACGTGCCCGCGAAGTTGACGTAGGTCGTCAAGGTCATCGATGTCGTTGTCCTTCTGCCAGGTGGGTCGAAGTATCGGAATCGCGGCGGTCGGCCGCGGTGCGATGCGGTCGTGCGCGTCTCACGGCGTGACCGAGATCGCGTCGTCGCGACGGGCGCGCACGTAGGCCAGCAGCCCGTCGAACTCGGCGCGGCCGCGCAGCGGATCCAGCAGCGGGTCGCGCTCGAAGAACGGCACGCACGGGAAGCCCGTGTCGGCCGCGATGCGGAGCCAGGTCACCGCCTGGTCCACGTCGCGCAACTGGGCGTAGGCCGTGCCGAAGCCGTAGGCGACGTGATGGTCGCGATAGGCGAGCTCGGTCACGCGCGCCAGCCGCACGCGCGCGCCGGCCGGGTCGCCCTGGGCGGCGAGCACCGCGGCGAGTGCCACGCCGGCGCGGGCCGCCGTGGATGCCGACGGCGCGGCGGCCAGCGTCTCCAGCATGGCGCGTCCCCGTTCGGCGCTCCCGGAGTAGTAGTAGGCCAGGGCCAGGTACGTGTCGCCGATGGCCTGGCTGCTCAGGCGGCTCACCTCCTCGAGCCGCGCACGCGCCGGCGCGAAGTCGCCGCTGAAGAGCGCGACGAGTGCCTCGATGCGGATCGGCTCCACGACGTCGGGACCGTGGAGGCGCCGCCCCTGCTCGAGGGCGATCCGCGCGTCATCCATGTAGCCGAGGTGGTAGTACGCGGCGGCCGCGAACAGGTGCGCCTGCTCCAGGCCGGGGTTGAGGATCAGGGCCCGCCGGCTCGCCTCGATCGTCGTGTTCCAGTCGAACTCGCGCTTCCGTGCAATGGCCGCACGCGCGAGGTGCGCTTCGGCCAGCTCCCCATCGCGGTCGAGGGCATCGCGCGCGGCGGTCTCGGCGCGAGCGCCCCACGCTTCCACGTCTGGAGGGGGCGCGAACCGCAGGTACATGTCGGCGGAGGCCATCGCGAGGCCCGCCAGCGCGAGGGTGTAGCCGGGATCGCGGGCGAGCGCCGCTTCGAAGGCCCGCACGGCCTGCTGCGCGCCGTCCGGCGTGTAGGCGACCAGCGCGGCGCGGCCGCGCAGGTAGTCCTCGTAGGCGCCGGCGTCGGTCGTGTAGCGCCGGCGCCGGCGGTCCTGCTCACCCGCCGCGCGCCGCATGCGCAGAGCGCCGGCCACGCGCTCGGCGACCACGCCCTCGATATCGAAGATCCGATCGGCGCGCACGCGGAAGGTCTCGGTCCACGTCACGTCGCCGTTGGCCGCGCGCAGGTCGGTGGCGACCACCACGTCCTGCCCAGTCCGCGTCACGTCGCCGCTGAGCACGTGAGTGGCGTCGCCGTCGCTCCCGGCGCCGGGCGTCAGGCTGCCGCCGCTGCGCACGTCCGCCTGCCCGCCGAGGCGTTCCGCGATTGCGTGCGCCAGGCCGAGTCCGTTGATGGCTTCGGCATGGGACACGAATGGGCGCACCGTCAGCGCGACCGAACCGGCGGACGCTGCGGCATCGACGGTGGCGGCCGGACGCCGCGCCTGCCAGGCCACCGCGGCGATGACCATCGCCGCGACCGCCACTGCGCCCTGCGCCCAACGGCTCACGCGCGTGCGCGGTGCCGTGACGTCCGTGCCGCCCACCACCGGCGCAGGCGGGACGACGGCGTCGCTCGCCGCCGTGGCGGACCCGCCAGTCGGCGAATCGACTGACGCGCGTTCCCGCCGATCGGGCGGAGCGTCTGGCGTCGCGTCACGGGCGACTGGGTCCAACGGCACGAGCCAGCGGTACCCGCGTCGTGGCAGGGTCTGGATGAAGCGTGGCGACTCCGCGGTGTCGCCGAGCGCGGCGCGCAACTCGCGAACCGCGTGGTTCACGCCCTGCTCGAAGTCAACGAACGTGTCGCCGCTCCAGAGGGCGCGCTGGATCTCATCCCTCGAGACGACCTCGCGGGGCCTGGCGATCAGCAGGGCGAGCAGCTTGAGAGCTTGCGGACGGACCGGCACGAGCCGTCCGCTTTTCCAGAGTTCGACGGAGCGGGCGTCGAAGTCGAAAAGCCCGAAGCGAACACGGTTGTCTCCGCTCGACGTCTCCGGCTCGCGCATCTCGAGGCCCCAGGGCGCCCCATTATGACCTCAACCGTATCGAGGTGCTGCCGTAACCGTCGGCGCCGCAATTACTTCCGGTTTCATCTGAATTCCATCCGCGCTCCATGGCCAAGTCGCGGCCGCATCGGTGAGCATCCGTGACGGGAGGAACGTCGAATGAGACCATCACCCTTGTCGGTTCGCTTACTGGTCCTCGCGTGTGTCGGGGCCGTCGTGGGTGCGGCCACCCTGTCGGCGCACGTGGTGAAGGGCCGCCTGGCGCCGGCAGCCGCCACCGCCTTCGTGTCCAGCCCCACGGCCGGCTCAGACCCCCCGATCCCCGTGCGCTGGGGCACTGCCCCGGCGGGCGCCACCGGCCTGAGCGTCGCCTGCTTCTACGTGGCCAACACCTCCCCCGCACGGCTCGATCGACCCGGGTGGCCGCGCGTGACCGCCGCGGGCTTCGAACTGCCGGGCCAAGGCTCCGGCTTCGCATTGGTGGAGCCGCTCGACGGCGACTGGGAACTGGTGGAGAACGTCGGCGCGGCGCTCGACGGCATCCCCGTGACCCTCGACTTCGCCATCGTCGCCCGCGCGAATCCCGCCGGCTGGAAGCCCAGGCATCCCCACGAGCTGCCGGGCATCGAGCCTGAACAGGCGCCGACGCGCGGCAGCGGGACGCGCTTCTGCGTGAGCGGACCGTTCCCGGAGACGGTCGCGGGGACGCCGGACACGATCGAGCAGGTCCTCAACGGCGTCGTCGTGCGATTCGACGGCGTAGACGACGTCCACCGAGGCCGGGACCTTGGCGTGTGGGACAACCCGGCGCGGCTCATTCCGCTGTATCCCTGAGCCAGACGTTCGACAGCGTCTCGCCGTCACCGCGAACACGCGATGTCGCTCGGGCCGGTCGCGCGTCGCAGCGCGGCCGGCCGACGTTCGCGAGCGGTGTCGGCGGTCGCGCGTCCCGCGACGTTCGGTCGCGTCCAGTCGAAACGGTCGAGGCGCATGACGGTGCGGCCGCCACTCCGGCGACACGGCGCGGGCCCTTGACAGCCGTCGGACGATCGAGTGACATCGCGCACCATGCGTGTCCTGACCGTGTCGATCGCTCTCGCGCTGACCGTCTCCGCCGTGGCCGCCGGCGACCAGAGCCGCTCGCGCACGCCGCCGCGCGACCGCGGAGAAGCGTCCATGACCCTCGCCAACGTGGCGTGGGTGGCCAGCGGGGCGACCGCCAGGCCGACCGGCGGCCGGCTGAGAATCGAGGCCAACCGCAGCCAGCGGAGCAACGGCGTCAGCAGCCGGCAGTCGCTGATCCTGGTGCTCGACAACTACACGGGCCCGGGCGACTACGTGGCGTCGCCGATCGGGTCGATGTTCATCGGGGTGGGCATCGACACCGCGGCGCTCGCCGCCGCGGAGGGCAACGACGACGCGGCCACGAAGGCCGCGATCGCCACATTGTCCAAGGCCAAACGCATGCAGCTGATGGGCGCCAAGGTGACCATCACGGCCGTCAGCGACACCGAGATCTCGGGGACGTTCTCCCGGCCGAGTACGGCGCGCGTCGACGCGCCCGCGATCAGCAACGGGACGTTTCGCGCCGTCGTGCGCCCGTAGCCCCGGACGGCCGGGCGCGCACGCGCCTGCGGCGGGCGCCGGACACATCGGTCCGGCGCCGCTCCGGACTAGTGCTGCTGCATCGAGGCCGGGCGGATCGCCGCCACGACACGCTTGGCGAACTCCGCCTCGTTGCCCCGGTGCCAGCGCCACACGACCACCAGGTCCTGATCCGGCAGGATCACGATGGTGTTGCTGCCGGCGCCCTTGGCGCCGAACGCGTTGGCCGGCAGGCCCGGATAGTTCTTGCCCTGCGTGTTCAGCCACCACAGGTAGCCGTAGTCGGGACCGTTCGCGCTCGGCGTGACCGCCGCCTTCACGTACGCGGGGGGCACGATCTGTTTGTCGCCCCACTTGCCGCCGCGGAGCCAGAGATACCCGAAGCGCGCCATGTCCATGGCGTTGATCCAGACGCCGCCGCCCCAGCGCGTGCCGCCGCTGACCGACGCCAGCCGCCGGCCGTCCACGTCGACGAAGCTGTTGTGATAGGGAATCCAGCGCCAGGTGTTGGACGCGCCGATCGGGTCCATCACCTCGCGCCGGAACACGTCGGGCACCGATTCCTTGAAGACCCGCAGCAGGGACAGGCCGAGCCGGTTGATGCGGACGTCGTTGTATTCGTAGTAGGTGCCGGGACGCTTCAGTTCCCGCGGCTTGCGCTCACCCTCACCGAACGCCGCCTTGCCGACGAAGTCGTCCTTCTTGCCGAACATCGTGCCTTCCCACTCGGTCTCCTGCTGCAAATGCATCTTCCAGGTGACCTGGGCGTTCCTGGGCGTGTCGTAGCCGCCGTCCTTCACCAGGCGGCCGACGGGCTCGTCCACGCTCGGGATCTTGCCGTCGCGCATCGCGATGGCGGCGACGGTGGACATCATGCTCTTGGCCACCGAGTAGGTCGGGTCGGCCCACGTCGGGTCGCCGAACTCGGCCACGACGTAGCCCTTGTAGATGACGACGCCGTTCGTGTGGGCGCGGATGTTCGGCACCGACCCCAGCATCGACCCGAAGATGCGCTCCTGGTCGCTGAAGTCCATTTCGCGGGTGGTCTCGTGCGTCCTGGCGTACTCGACGGCCTCGTCGAGCGCCGCCTGGTCCATGCCGAGCTCGGCCGCCGACTTCTTCGCCCACGTGCCGGGCGGCGGGTAGTAGACGGCGGCGGCCTGCTCCGCGGCGGCCGCCTGGACGGCTATAGTGGCGGCCGGACCGTGGTGCAGGGCGACGAACGAGGCGCCGGCCAGGAGCGCGGAGGCCGTGACCGAGAGGCCGAATCTCATGGTGAATCTCCCCGCCGCGAAGCCGCCGCGGCGGGGACTACTCTACACCGGGGGCGGGCCGGGACGGCGCCGGGAATGGCCGCCGCCCGGGGGCCTCAGTACGCGGGCCCGAGCAGCACCGCGTTGATGAAGAGCAGCATCGTCCCCTCGGCGTAACCGCGGTAGGTGGGCTCCTCGGCGAAGCCGATGACGTGGCCCTGCCCCATCGGCTCGTGCATCAGGTACGCCTTGCGGACGAGGAGATCCTGGCCTTCCGGCCAGATGAGGCCCGAGGCGACCAGGTGCTCTTTGTCGGCGTAGTAGACGACGTTGCGACCGGCGTTCAGCTTGATCGGCGCGAACACCCGCGAGCCCTCGATCACGACCTGTGTCTCGGCGTCCTGGCCCGCGCTCAGCCAGTGGTCGGTGTCCACCGTGGCCCGCAGCAGCGCGCCGGGCTGCGCGTCGGGCCGTTCGCGATCGGGCTGGATCGCCTTGTCGTAGTCCTGGGTCGCCGAGGCGCCCGTGGGCTTCTGGTCGGACGGCGGCGGCAGGTCGGGCTTGCCGTCCTTCAGGAGCGCGTTGGTGTCGAGCAGGCCGGCCTGCGTGGTGGCGGCCCACCGCGTGGCCTCCGCCAGGGTGACGAGGGTCCCGCCCTGGCGGATCCAGTCCTTCAGCCGGCTCAGGACCGCGCCGCCGATGGCGTCGGCGTAGTTGCCCGAGGGCAGCACGACCACGTCGTAATCCGACAAGTTCGCGCGCCCGAGGGCGCTCGTCCGCACCGCGGTGACGGCCACGCCGTAGCGGCGTTCGAGCACGAAGCGCGTCCAACCCGCCGACAGCGTGGACGTGGGCGCATCCCACGCCAGCAGCACGCGAGGCGGCTTCACGAACGCCACGTCCGGACTGCCGAGCGACGTCCCGGATTC comes from Vicinamibacterales bacterium and encodes:
- a CDS encoding winged helix-turn-helix domain-containing protein, whose amino-acid sequence is MREPETSSGDNRVRFGLFDFDARSVELWKSGRLVPVRPQALKLLALLIARPREVVSRDEIQRALWSGDTFVDFEQGVNHAVRELRAALGDTAESPRFIQTLPRRGYRWLVPLDPVARDATPDAPPDRRERASVDSPTGGSATAASDAVVPPAPVVGGTDVTAPRTRVSRWAQGAVAVAAMVIAAVAWQARRPAATVDAAASAGSVALTVRPFVSHAEAINGLGLAHAIAERLGGQADVRSGGSLTPGAGSDGDATHVLSGDVTRTGQDVVVATDLRAANGDVTWTETFRVRADRIFDIEGVVAERVAGALRMRRAAGEQDRRRRRYTTDAGAYEDYLRGRAALVAYTPDGAQQAVRAFEAALARDPGYTLALAGLAMASADMYLRFAPPPDVEAWGARAETAARDALDRDGELAEAHLARAAIARKREFDWNTTIEASRRALILNPGLEQAHLFAAAAYYHLGYMDDARIALEQGRRLHGPDVVEPIRIEALVALFSGDFAPARARLEEVSRLSSQAIGDTYLALAYYYSGSAERGRAMLETLAAAPSASTAARAGVALAAVLAAQGDPAGARVRLARVTELAYRDHHVAYGFGTAYAQLRDVDQAVTWLRIAADTGFPCVPFFERDPLLDPLRGRAEFDGLLAYVRARRDDAISVTP
- a CDS encoding VOC family protein, with amino-acid sequence MTLTTYVNFAGTCTEAFNYYETHLGGTVTMRLTHREAPGPSPLPPDWQDAVLHARIALGGTELLGADIPGAEPMRSAYLSLGVESDADAERMFAALADGGRVLMPMQETFFASRFGQVRDRFGLNWMIVHEKPRP
- a CDS encoding matrixin family metalloprotease, giving the protein MIVTSDGLIFLPDGPNGELSARATDTWGSQWTGPTSGVPVQGLDGGGLLALVDNGLAEFSADGTVAAVYPTDVANPLFVLRDQEMLHGVSSAGEIEAVSVSKALAGVWSFLKNIFSSCLDTKLNAVVLPTQHIGILPKATPYTYRFVDDPAHPWLTRVASGGVDEFQKRGVRDGFNEWHKASVAKGLGYQFIEISSGQADFEIVKVDFQAMPDPEDNRPVGTSGEFKYWGYPVPPSDRRITGGTILIADDSTFVYDTKGYRKVAMHELGHAFGLAHPWAPFPKPPKDFRQVIGGTLMNNMLADPDAENPLRDDAGGRLPNRPTECDIRMVRLASTTSSY
- a CDS encoding type II toxin-antitoxin system prevent-host-death family antitoxin; translation: METGVRELKDNLSRYIRRIEAGERITVTAHGRVVAELVPPALLSKAGRRPYDTLLAAGVIQPAIDDGDPLEDWPDIRLPRGTAAALIDSDRDEA
- a CDS encoding serine hydrolase, encoding MRFGLSVTASALLAGASFVALHHGPAATIAVQAAAAEQAAAVYYPPPGTWAKKSAAELGMDQAALDEAVEYARTHETTREMDFSDQERIFGSMLGSVPNIRAHTNGVVIYKGYVVAEFGDPTWADPTYSVAKSMMSTVAAIAMRDGKIPSVDEPVGRLVKDGGYDTPRNAQVTWKMHLQQETEWEGTMFGKKDDFVGKAAFGEGERKPRELKRPGTYYEYNDVRINRLGLSLLRVFKESVPDVFRREVMDPIGASNTWRWIPYHNSFVDVDGRRLASVSGGTRWGGGVWINAMDMARFGYLWLRGGKWGDKQIVPPAYVKAAVTPSANGPDYGYLWWLNTQGKNYPGLPANAFGAKGAGSNTIVILPDQDLVVVWRWHRGNEAEFAKRVVAAIRPASMQQH
- a CDS encoding type II toxin-antitoxin system VapC family toxin, yielding MTKRRTPAGAPRRRRRRAVGTTADVAVALRYVESSALVAALLERDSAARAAIRGPGRRVSSSLTLAEATRAVIRARATGRLTAADERAAVRALQVFARRCDLVSVTDAVLARAARPCPVEPIRTLDAVHLATVEQLGEPPALITIVTRDARVRENARVLGYATE
- a CDS encoding type II toxin-antitoxin system VapC family toxin; translation: MLDTSTLILLTRLQDASLLPQEPLITTVTLAELSVGPLVAKTDEERAARQAHVQQAESDFDPLPFDVAAARAFGRVALALRQSGRSVKPRAYDVMIAATAIANGLPLYTCNPKDFKGIDGLTVVPVPVPTPVVLEPKPHGKRRTPSRGGARTSSERR
- a CDS encoding type II toxin-antitoxin system prevent-host-death family antitoxin, with amino-acid sequence MAEVTVRELRNDGGRVLDRVERGECLTVTRDGHAVAELRPLSRRALRAAALLDRWRRLVHVDAERLRADIDAALDSAL
- a CDS encoding IS256 family transposase, which codes for MAKPRMDLPAFVGKLLEEQDGDVLREGIRVLSQALMETEVAGLIGADRHERTGERATYRNGYRLRTWDTRMGTIELAIPKLRTGTYFPSLLQPRRRAEHALLAVVQEAYVHGVSTRKVDDLVKALGVDGISKSEVSRVCAELDTVVAAFRTRALTGEHRYLWVDATYHKVRVDGRVISQATVVAVGITSDGDRQVLGVEVGPSEDRAFWTAFLRSLVKRGLKGVRLVISDAHEGLKQAISTVLSGTTWQRCRVHFMRNLLATVPHGAREAIAAIVRTIFAQPDHASAMGQLRKVADGLRPRFPQTARLLEDAAEDILAYRHLPLEHQRQLHSTNPLERLNKEIKRRSNVVGIFPNPAAVIRLVGAILLEQDDEWAVAERRYFSAESMQQTVTPSLSTTAQEILAAIA